In one Heteronotia binoei isolate CCM8104 ecotype False Entrance Well chromosome 1, APGP_CSIRO_Hbin_v1, whole genome shotgun sequence genomic region, the following are encoded:
- the BLK gene encoding tyrosine-protein kinase Blk, whose amino-acid sequence MGLCGSKRQPGLHGKQNSIYRQKPQTLPRTKPPPPAPPVKPCSTTKSSGNDKHLVIALYDFTSSSDRDLELTVGEKFEVLCSEGDWWLAKSLTTGKKGYIPSNFVACVNSLEQEKWFFKGLSRKETERLLMAPGNAVGSFLIRESETNPDAFSLSVRDNSSSQGDIIKHYKIHTLGNGGCYICPRITFPSIQALVKHYSTNEDGLCQRLRAPCKSVAPQRPWGTDEWDIPRKSLKLVKKLGAGQFGEVWMGYYKNNVKVAVKMLKEGSMAPDAFLAEANLMKKLQHNKLVRLHAVVTQQPIFIVTEYMANGCLLDFLKTAEGNKLSLPKLIDMSAQVAEGMAYIERMNFIHRDLRAANILVSETLCCKVADFGLARVIENEYLAKEGAKFPIKWTAPEAINYGVFTIKSDVWSFGILLTEIVTYGRCPYPAMTNPEVIRCLELGYRMPCPEHCPTELYAVMLKCWQNNPEERPTFESLQSILEDFYTATETQYQPEPAF is encoded by the exons GTCAAGCCTTGTTCTACAACCAAATCTTCTGGAAACG ACAAACACCTTGTGATTGCGCTCTATGATTTCACTTCCTCAAGTGACCGAGATTTGGAGCTGACTGTAGGAGAGAAATTTGAAGTCCTTTGCAG CGAAGGGGACTGGTGGTTAGCAAAATCACTTACTACTGGAAAGAAAGGCTACATACCCAGTAATTTTGTGGCCTGTGTTAATAGCCTGGAACAAGAAAA GTGGTTTTTTAAAGGCCTTAGCAGAAAAGAAACTGAACGTCTACTCATGGCACCAGGCAATGCAGTGGGTTCATTCTTGATAAGGGAAAGTGAAACAAATCCAG ATGCCTTTTCCCTTTCTGTTAGGGACAACAGCTCGTCTCAAGGGGACATCATCAAACATTACAAGATTCATACGTTGGGCAACGGAGGATGTTACATCTGCCCTAGAattaccttcccttccattcAGGCACTTGTCAAGCATTATTCCA CTAATGAAGATGGTTTGTGCCAGAGGCTAAGAGCACCATGTAAATCTGTAGCTCCACAAAGACCCTGGGGCACAGATGAATGGGACATCCCTCGGAAATCTCTGAAACTCGTCAAGAAGCTGGGTGCAGGCCAGTTCGGGGAGGTGTGGATGG GATACTACAAGAATAATGTGAAAGTAGCAGTCAAGATGCTGAAAGAAGGCAGCATGGCTCCTGATGCTTTCCTGGCTGAGGCCAACCTAATGAAAAAGCTTCAGCACAACAAACTGGTTCGACTGCATGCTGTCGTCACACAGCAGCCCATTTTCATCGTAACAGAATACATGGCCAATG GATGCCTGCTGGATTTCTTGAAGACAGCGGAAGGAAACAAGCTATCTCTTCCAAAACTTATAGATATGTCAGCCCAG GTTGCTGAAGGAATGGCATACATTGAAAGAATGAATTTCATCCACAGAGACCTCAGAGCAGCCAATATTCTTGTTTCGGAGACTCTCTGCTGCAAAGTTGCGGATTTCGGCCTGGCTAGGGTCATAGAGAACGAATACTTGGCCAAAGAAG GTGCCAAATTCCCTATCAAATGGACAGCACCAGAGGCAATCAACTATGGGGTTTTCACAATCAAGTCTGACGTCTGGTCCTTTGGTATTCTGCTAACTGAAATTGTCACATATGGAAGGTGTCCCTACCCAG CTATGACTAATCCTGAAGTCATCCGGTGCTTAGAACTCGGTTATCGGATGCCCTGTCCAGAACACTGCCCAACTGAACTCTATGCAGTCATGTTGAAATGCTGGCAGAACAATCCTGAAGAAAGACCCACATTTGAATCCCTCCAGTCCATCCTTGAAGACTTTTACACAGCCACAGAAACACAATACCAACCTGAGCCTGCATTTTAG